DNA from Herpetosiphonaceae bacterium:
ACTTTCGTCCGCATCGCGGCGTAGAAGGTGCCGATACTGACACTGTGCGCCAGCGTATGGACGGAGCGGGTCCGGAGCCGATCCGCGCGGATAGCCGGTGCCGTGATCCCAGCAGCCTCGGCGAGCCAGGCCGCGCCATCGGGAGCCAACGCATACACATCCGGCTCCCGTCCAAAGCCCGCGCTGGCGTGGGTCACGGACCGCTTGATGCGCAGCACCAGCTTGGCCGCATGCATGCGCTTCATCCGGTCGTAGAGCGAGCGACTGGGAATATAGGGCTGCCGGGTGCGATAGGCCGCTTCCCAGTGACCACGCCGGGCTGGAAGATGCAGCCATTCCAGCGCCGCGATCGTGAGGAAGCGCGCTTCGGCCAGACTCTGCAAGATCGCCCGATCCCGGTCGGTCATCTGTAAGGCGCGCATCATGGCTCCCTCCTGGGGTGGATCGGTGCGTGTGAAAGAGAGCGAAACTCCATCGTGTTAAGGTCCTCCAAGCTCAATCTGCACCGGCACGGCTCGCCCGCAGCTCGCGTAGAGCGCCTGGGCGATCTGCGCCTGGTAGCACTGGGTCAATGTTTCGCGGGCAAAGATATTCGGCACCCCAACTACGGCCCGCTCGGTGGTGAGGT
Protein-coding regions in this window:
- a CDS encoding replication-relaxation family protein; protein product: MMRALQMTDRDRAILQSLAEARFLTIAALEWLHLPARRGHWEAAYRTRQPYIPSRSLYDRMKRMHAAKLVLRIKRSVTHASAGFGREPDVYALAPDGAAWLAEAAGITAPAIRADRLRTRSVHTLAHSVSIGTFYAAMRTKVEAMGLRVTGWQSDHALSQSNYDRLLVRVTQANGAVTQQRLPVLPDGAFSIVNQGTRYLFFVEIDRGRHVST